The Pan paniscus chromosome 12, NHGRI_mPanPan1-v2.0_pri, whole genome shotgun sequence genome window below encodes:
- the FOXI3 gene encoding forkhead box protein I3, with amino-acid sequence MLSPERRDQPRSPLAAAAPQPPTAADMALYCGDNFGVYSQPGLPPPAATAAAPGAPPAARAPYGLADYAAPPAAAANPYLWLNGPGVGGPPSAAAAAAAAYLGAPPPPPPPGAAAGPFLQPPPAAGTFGCSQRPFAQPAPAAPASPAAPAGPGELGWLSMASREDLMKMVRPPYSYSALIAMAIQSAPERKLTLSHIYQFVADSFPFYQRSKAGWQNSIRHNLSLNDCFKKVPRDEDDPGKGNYWTLDPNCEKMFDNGNFRRKRKRRSEASNGSTVAAGTSKSEEGLSSGLGSGVGGKPEEESPSTLLRPSHSPEPPEGTKSTASSPGGPMLTSTPCLNTFFSSLSSLSVSSSVSTQRALPGSRHLGIQGAQLPSSGMFSPTSISEASADTLQLSNSTSNSTGQRSSYYSPFPASTSGGQSSPFSSPFHNFSMVNSLIYPREGSEV; translated from the exons ATGCTCTCGCCCGAGCGGCGAGACCAGCCCCGCTCGCCCCTCGCCGCGGCCGCGCCGCAGCCGCCCACGGCCGCCGACATGGCCCTCTACTGCGGCGACAACTTCGGAGTGTATTCGCAGCCCGGCCTGCCCCCgcccgccgccaccgccgccgccccGGGCGCCCCCCCGGCAGCCAGGGCGCCTTACGGGCTGGCCGACTACGCCGCGCCGCCGGCCGCCGCCGCCAACCCCTACCTGTGGCTCAACGGGCCCGGCGTGGGAGGCCCGccctccgccgccgccgcagccgccgccgcgtACCTGGGCGctccgccgccaccgccgccccCCGGGGCCGCGGCCGGGCCCTTCCTGCAGCCACCGCCCGCCGCCGGCACCTTCGGCTGCTCTCAGCGGCCCTTCGCGCAGCCCGCGCCCGCCGCGCCCGCCTCGCCCGCCGCGCCCGCGGGGCCCGGGGAGCTGGGCTGGCTGTCCATGGCCAGCCGCGAGGACCTGATGAAGATGGTGCGGCCGCCCTACTCGTATTCGGCGCTCATCGCCATGGCCATTCAGAGCGCGCCCGAGCGCAAACTCACTCTCAGCCACATCTACCAGTTCGTCGCCGATAGCTTCCCCTTCTACCAGCGCAGCAAGGCCGGCTGGCAGAACTCCATCCGCCACAACCTGTCGCTCAACGACTGCTTCAAGAAGGTGCCCCGCGACGAGGACGACCCAG GAAAGGGTAATTATTGGACTCTTGATCCGAACTGCGAGAAAATGTTTGACAATGGGAACTTCCGTCGGAAGCGAAAGCGCCGCTCTGAGGCCAGCAATGGCTCCACAGTGGCTGCTGGGACATCAAAGTCCGAAGAAGGGCTCTCCTCAGGACTGGGGTCTGGAGTGGGTGGGAAGCCAGAAGAAGAGAGCCCCTCCACTCTGCTGAGGCCTTCCCACTCCCCAGAGCCGCCGGAGGGCACCAAGAGTACTGCCTCATCTCCTGGAGGACCCATGCTCACCTCCACCCCTTGTCTCAACACTTTCTTCAGCAGCCTCAGCTCCTTGAGTGTCAGCAGCAGTGTGAGTACCCAGCGGGCTCTCCCTGGCAGCCGCCACCTAGGGATCCAGGGGGCCCAGCTGCCCTCCAGCGGCATGTTCTCCCCGACCTCCATCTCAGAGGCCTCAGCAGACACCTTGCAACTGAGCAATAGCACCAGCAATAGCACCGGCCAGAGATCTTCCTATTACAGCCCTTTCCCTGCCAGCACCAGCGGGGGGCAAAGCAGCCCCTTCAGCAGCCCTTTCCACAACTTTAGCATGGTGAACAGCCTCATCTACCCCCGAGAGGGCTCCGAGGTGTAG